TCATGTAACTGCAGGGCTCTTCTCTTTTGACATGCTAGTATCGACTTGACTGAGGACGAGCCTGCTTGCTCTAATTCCAAAAACAGTTTGGAGGACGAAGATGACCGCAAGCTCTCGCTCATCTCCTGGAATGTAGATGGATTAGATACGCTGAACCTCAAGGAACGAGCCAGAGGCTTGTGCTCTTATCTGGCACTGTGAGTGCTACTGAGTGAATCTCAAGCTTACTATTAAATGCAGAGCACTCATCTctaatataaatgataatatattatcaatatatctatatctttaGTGATGCAAAAGAGGGGGTTTTGGggtttcctttcatttttactTCCATTGACATGTCTATTTTTACCACAGttaactgtttatttacaattaaagcgtgctgatttattttgtactgtattGCCACAGATACACACCAGATGTGGTATTCCTACAAGAGCTCATCCCTCAGTACCTTCAATATCTTAAGAAGCGAGCAGTCACCTATCATATTGTTGAAGGTATCTACGGCAATACGGTTTCCTGATGCGAGACATTTGAAGTACCTTTCTAAACGTtcgttttattcacatttaagGAAACGAAGAAGGATACTTCACTGCCATGATGCTGAAAAAGTCCAGAGTAAAACTACAAAGTAGTACAATAATTCCTTACCCAACAACACAGATGATGAGAAATCTGTTGTGTGCCAAAGTTAGTGACAGAACATGACATTCAGGTATTAAACAGTTAAGAGTATGAAATGCATGAACTGTCTCCTGTAACCTACAGGTAACATTTTTAGGTCAGGAGCTCAGCTTGATGACCTCACACTTGGAGAGTTGTAAAGATCAGGCTGCAGAGAGGATGAAGCAGCTGAAGGTCGTGCTGCAGAATATAAAGGAGGAGCCAGATAACATGACAGTCATATTTGGAGGGGACACCAATCTTCGAGACTCTGAGGTAATGTTAGGAGCAGGGCAGGATGTCGTCTGTCTGTTTTGGTAAAAATACGAGTTAATTGTTGCaatgttaattttatttaattgtctcattgtctcatcattttttttaagtatgcattcaaaaaaaaggaaaaaagacaaaatgtgtgcataataacagcaaaaaaTGACCCAGAGGCTCTTGAAGTTTCTTTTGCGTTTTGAAATCACAGCATTCCATTAGCGATTATTTCCCATTGAAGCACATACCTAAGTGTTATATTTCATACAGTTAGTATAGCATTATTAAATAACCGCTTCAGATTTTCTTACCACAGTATATAGTAGTATATAGTATACActaattgtctgtgtgtgtgtgtgtgtataggtagCACAAGTGGGTGGTCTGCCTCCTGGTGTGATTGATGTGTGGGAGGAGCTCGGCAAACAGGAGCACTGCAGATACACATGGGacactaaaataaacaacaacaaaagcgtATCATATATAAGCAGGTGTCGCTTTGACCGTATCTACCTGAGACCTGCCAAAA
The Tachysurus fulvidraco isolate hzauxx_2018 chromosome 7, HZAU_PFXX_2.0, whole genome shotgun sequence DNA segment above includes these coding regions:
- the tdp2b gene encoding tyrosyl-DNA phosphodiesterase 2, with the translated sequence MEDLVETRSRLCEQFATVTGSDSPVAQCYLAENDWDLERALNSFFEADMESVFDVEDKDAENKRPLCKETDRDAPESKRKMNSKLTECIDLTEDEPACSNSKNSLEDEDDRKLSLISWNVDGLDTLNLKERARGLCSYLALYTPDVVFLQELIPQYLQYLKKRAVTYHIVEGNEEGYFTAMMLKKSRVKLQSSTIIPYPTTQMMRNLLCAKVTFLGQELSLMTSHLESCKDQAAERMKQLKVVLQNIKEEPDNMTVIFGGDTNLRDSEVAQVGGLPPGVIDVWEELGKQEHCRYTWDTKINNNKSVSYISRCRFDRIYLRPAKTGAKVSPDHMVLVGMEKLDCGYYTSDHWGIYCSFTS